A genomic segment from Verrucomicrobiota bacterium encodes:
- a CDS encoding SDR family NAD(P)-dependent oxidoreductase, whose protein sequence is MQLELTNHVVIITGGASGIGRAIAELFISEGCKAALGDLSPSVADVACEPGSSTNAPAPGCVVDVTQRETIEAGSQAAEPQLGPAEHIVHAAAWTAASRCTGEAARAKGVSLNGRSATASVN, encoded by the coding sequence ATGCAACTCGAACTCACCAACCACGTCGTCATCATCACCGGCGGCGCGAGTGGCATCGGACGCGCCATCGCGGAACTCTTCATCAGCGAAGGCTGCAAAGCAGCACTTGGGGACTTATCGCCGAGCGTTGCTGACGTTGCGTGTGAACCCGGCTCTTCGACAAACGCCCCCGCACCCGGTTGCGTTGTGGACGTCACGCAGCGCGAGACCATCGAAGCCGGGTCACAAGCGGCCGAGCCGCAACTCGGTCCAGCGGAGCACATCGTCCACGCCGCGGCGTGGACGGCGGCCTCGCGATGCACTGGTGAAGCCGCGCGCGCCAAAGGCGTGTCTTTGAATGGCCGAAGCGCGACCGCGTCAGTGAACTAG
- a CDS encoding DUF1501 domain-containing protein, with product MKPPLFPRGLSRRSFLAASTAGLTGLSFGRSAFGSAPVVPRKNPAKSTILFFLCGGASHIDMWDMKPDAPVEYRGEFMPIRTSAPELRICEHLPMTAKQAHHLALVHGVTDYGRATGDHHAGYYYNLTGHAPDDTFRQQGNDRRPYPTDWPHMGCVIGSRRPPHEKLPQVITLPFKPSRAPYTRPGQFAGRIGMEFDPFFVTGNREQPLSFIAPTLTLDASMTAARMKDRRSLLDAVNTARRELDHEAMVKNYVRQQEKAFALLSSTATAGAFDLAAEKPATIERYGKTINGMGLLMARRLVEAGVPFITVFWAEDDEVVAKKCLSGGGWDTHGNNFGCLKENLLPEFDRGFSALIEDLHQRSLLDSTLLLVTSEMGRKPQVGDPRTRGRGAAGRDHWTACMSVVMAGGGIRGGQSYGRTDAHAAYPAENPVGPEDITKTVYHSMGITNLEATDFQGRPYNLLEEGRPLLSLFG from the coding sequence ATGAAACCACCGCTGTTCCCTCGTGGCTTGAGCCGGCGCTCGTTCCTTGCCGCTTCGACGGCGGGACTGACGGGGTTGAGCTTCGGGCGCTCAGCGTTTGGGTCGGCTCCGGTCGTGCCGCGCAAGAATCCGGCCAAGTCCACCATTCTCTTCTTCCTCTGCGGTGGCGCGTCACACATCGACATGTGGGACATGAAGCCCGACGCGCCCGTCGAATATCGCGGTGAGTTCATGCCCATCCGCACGTCGGCGCCGGAGTTGCGCATCTGCGAGCACCTGCCGATGACCGCGAAACAGGCGCATCACCTCGCGCTCGTCCACGGCGTCACCGACTACGGTCGCGCGACCGGCGACCATCACGCGGGCTACTACTACAACCTCACCGGCCACGCGCCCGACGACACGTTTCGCCAGCAAGGCAACGACCGCCGGCCGTATCCCACCGACTGGCCGCACATGGGCTGCGTCATCGGCTCGCGTCGTCCGCCACACGAGAAGCTGCCGCAGGTCATCACCCTGCCCTTCAAGCCCAGCCGCGCGCCCTACACGCGACCGGGCCAGTTCGCCGGCCGCATCGGGATGGAGTTCGACCCATTCTTCGTCACCGGCAATCGCGAGCAGCCGCTCAGCTTCATCGCACCCACACTCACGCTCGACGCCAGCATGACCGCGGCGCGAATGAAAGACCGCCGCTCATTGCTCGACGCCGTGAACACCGCGCGCCGCGAACTCGACCACGAGGCGATGGTGAAGAATTACGTGCGCCAGCAGGAAAAGGCCTTCGCTCTGCTCTCCTCGACCGCCACCGCGGGCGCGTTCGACCTCGCGGCCGAAAAACCCGCGACCATCGAGCGCTACGGCAAGACGATCAACGGCATGGGCCTGCTGATGGCCCGGCGGCTAGTCGAGGCGGGCGTGCCGTTCATCACCGTGTTCTGGGCGGAGGACGATGAAGTCGTCGCCAAAAAATGCCTCAGCGGCGGCGGCTGGGACACGCACGGCAACAACTTCGGTTGCCTCAAGGAAAACCTGCTGCCCGAATTCGACCGCGGCTTCTCGGCGCTCATCGAAGACTTGCACCAACGCAGCCTGCTCGACTCCACGCTGCTTCTCGTCACCAGCGAGATGGGCCGCAAGCCGCAAGTCGGCGACCCGCGCACGCGTGGCCGGGGCGCCGCGGGGCGCGACCATTGGACCGCCTGCATGAGCGTCGTGATGGCCGGCGGCGGCATCCGCGGCGGACAGAGCTACGGCCGCACCGACGCGCACGCGGCGTATCCCGCGGAAAACCCCGTCGGTCCCGAGGACATCACCAAGACCGTCTATCACTCGATGGGCATCACCAACCTCGAGGCCACCGACTTCCAAGGCCGGCCCTACAACCTGCTCGAGGAAGGGCGGCCGCTCCTGTCACTGTTCGGTTGA
- a CDS encoding exosortase system-associated protein, TIGR04073 family has translation MVDLAGFLRGTTGADPNAERPKLNPVSPAVEAARNERRLKPRGNSGGFIVWDSDASAGKVHQLQRRRRQAKSNFTSGVSRLWLARNNISACMRKSFLLIAPLAAVALLTAGCAGAERKLGRGFMNASEIFRGGEMMRSIEQTALFEGPEVGYTVGLMRGFNRTLIRTALGFTEIITFPIPMPTYDPITIPTKWMRDPYTRLPVEPFGATAAYPENFRPGLIADAVFATDTYIGFSGGEIAPFIPGSRFRVFDH, from the coding sequence ATGGTGGACTTGGCCGGATTCTTGCGCGGCACGACCGGAGCCGACCCAAACGCTGAGCGCCCGAAGCTCAACCCCGTCAGTCCCGCCGTCGAAGCGGCAAGGAACGAGCGCCGGCTCAAGCCACGAGGGAACAGCGGTGGTTTCATCGTTTGGGATTCTGACGCCTCGGCGGGGAAAGTCCATCAATTGCAGCGGCGACGGCGGCAGGCCAAATCGAACTTTACTTCGGGAGTTTCGCGGCTATGGTTGGCGCGCAACAACATTTCAGCCTGTATGCGAAAGTCCTTCCTTCTCATCGCGCCTTTGGCCGCAGTCGCCCTCCTCACCGCCGGATGCGCGGGGGCCGAACGCAAACTGGGCCGCGGCTTCATGAACGCCAGCGAGATATTTCGTGGCGGGGAGATGATGCGGTCCATCGAGCAGACCGCCCTGTTTGAAGGGCCGGAAGTCGGCTACACGGTGGGACTGATGCGCGGTTTCAACCGCACGCTCATCCGCACGGCGCTGGGCTTCACCGAGATCATCACCTTCCCGATCCCGATGCCGACGTATGATCCGATTACGATCCCGACCAAGTGGATGCGCGATCCCTACACGCGGTTGCCGGTGGAGCCGTTCGGGGCGACGGCGGCTTACCCCGAGAATTTCCGGCCCGGGCTCATTGCGGACGCGGTGTTCGCGACGGACACCTACATCGGTTTCAGCGGCGGCGAGATTGCGCCGTTCATTCCGGGCAGCCGGTTCCGCGTGTTCGATCACTGA
- the ispE gene encoding 4-(cytidine 5'-diphospho)-2-C-methyl-D-erythritol kinase, whose amino-acid sequence MALTRLSHCKVNLLLNILARRDDGFHELETVMQPVQLHDQLEFERAARGIQLSCNDPSLPTDANNLVHRAAQAFLRATGIRDGVRVHLDKRIPKAAGLGGGSGDAATALLGLNELFANPLDGVKLAELAASLGSDVPFFLQSRPALGTGRGERVEPLEPFAAFRGVFILLVHPGFGISTPWAYKQLARFPEATHGRAGRAQHLIALLDSGDLAAAGAALFNSLEMPALHKFPVLAMYQESFKAHGAAAALMSGSGSTTFGLVRSRAAGEELLSKFRSRFGATCWAALVPLDGRES is encoded by the coding sequence ATGGCTCTCACGAGACTCTCGCACTGCAAGGTCAACCTGCTGCTGAACATTCTCGCGCGGCGGGACGACGGCTTTCATGAGCTCGAAACCGTGATGCAACCGGTGCAGCTGCACGACCAGCTTGAATTCGAGCGCGCGGCCCGGGGCATCCAACTCTCGTGCAATGATCCGTCGCTCCCCACCGATGCAAACAACCTGGTCCACCGTGCAGCACAGGCATTCCTGCGCGCGACGGGCATCCGGGATGGCGTGCGCGTTCACCTCGACAAGCGCATTCCAAAGGCTGCCGGACTCGGCGGCGGGAGCGGCGATGCCGCGACGGCGCTGCTGGGTTTGAATGAGCTGTTCGCGAATCCGCTGGACGGCGTAAAGCTCGCAGAACTCGCCGCAAGCCTCGGATCCGACGTGCCGTTCTTCCTCCAGTCCCGTCCCGCGCTCGGCACGGGACGCGGCGAGCGGGTCGAACCGCTGGAACCGTTCGCCGCATTTCGGGGGGTGTTCATCCTGCTGGTTCATCCCGGATTTGGGATCTCGACGCCGTGGGCTTACAAGCAACTTGCCCGCTTCCCCGAGGCAACCCACGGTCGCGCAGGCCGGGCGCAGCACCTGATTGCCCTGCTGGATTCCGGCGACCTCGCCGCCGCCGGGGCGGCGCTCTTCAACTCGCTCGAGATGCCCGCGCTTCACAAGTTCCCCGTGCTCGCGATGTATCAGGAGTCCTTCAAGGCACACGGTGCCGCCGCCGCGTTGATGAGCGGCAGCGGTTCCACCACGTTCGGGCTCGTGCGAAGCCGGGCTGCGGGTGAGGAATTGCTGTCGAAATTCCGCTCCAGGTTCGGAGCCACATGCTGGGCTGCGCTTGTGCCGCTCGATGGGAGGGAATCCTGA
- a CDS encoding 2-C-methyl-D-erythritol 2,4-cyclodiphosphate synthase, with translation MIHVGTGYDVHPLVAGRKLVLGGVDIPHHLGLDGHSDADALMHAVCDAVLGAIGEGDIGQFFPNTDPRWKGAASRIFLEEAARQVALRHGRIVNVDASVIAQQPKLMPHMQGMKANIAAALGIAPAKVGVKATTNERLGFIGREEGIAALAVASVDLP, from the coding sequence GTGATTCACGTGGGAACCGGATATGACGTCCATCCGCTGGTGGCGGGCCGCAAGCTCGTGCTCGGCGGCGTTGATATCCCGCACCATTTGGGGCTCGACGGTCATTCGGACGCCGATGCGCTCATGCACGCGGTCTGCGACGCGGTGCTCGGCGCGATCGGCGAGGGAGACATCGGGCAATTCTTCCCGAACACCGACCCCCGATGGAAGGGCGCGGCGAGCCGCATCTTCCTCGAGGAGGCCGCGCGGCAGGTTGCGTTGCGCCACGGCCGGATCGTCAACGTGGACGCTTCCGTCATCGCCCAGCAACCCAAGCTGATGCCCCACATGCAAGGGATGAAGGCCAACATTGCCGCCGCACTCGGCATCGCGCCGGCCAAGGTCGGCGTGAAAGCCACGACGAACGAACGACTCGGCTTCATCGGCCGCGAGGAAGGCATCGCCGCGCTGGCTGTCGCGAGCGTCGATCTGCCGTGA
- a CDS encoding NADP-dependent isocitrate dehydrogenase encodes MAVKGEVGWTRRTPEGAKLKVIARRFGGDWHFYHQVQRFDDWEPVKDAPIEDWLELLDAVERRMHRRKHSPQDVAHVRRRLIEKFPEHKFD; translated from the coding sequence ATGGCTGTCAAAGGTGAAGTCGGCTGGACCCGCAGGACGCCCGAGGGCGCGAAGCTGAAAGTCATCGCCCGCCGATTCGGCGGCGACTGGCATTTCTATCACCAAGTCCAGCGCTTCGACGACTGGGAGCCCGTGAAGGACGCGCCCATCGAGGATTGGCTGGAGTTGCTCGACGCCGTCGAGCGCCGCATGCACCGCCGCAAGCACAGCCCCCAAGACGTCGCTCACGTCCGGCGCCGCCTGATCGAGAAGTTCCCCGAACACAAGTTCGACTGA
- a CDS encoding gamma-glutamyl-gamma-aminobutyrate hydrolase family protein translates to MPAPLILVTPCQHSKGVEFADDSLSLSNRYTQAIGDHGGLPLVLPLTTTPAQLADCVARADGVLLTGGEDIELRHYATGLDPKIAAKLGPVEPRRDVLELALVNESFRQRKPLLCICRGHQLLNVALGGTLIVDIPTQVPGALRHKQLDRKMEPVHDIAVTPDSQLGALLGETCTGVNSTHHQAVHKLADALRVTASSSDGIIEAMELKDPAKLPFLVSVQFHPERLYDRWPKFATLFRAFVSASARGG, encoded by the coding sequence ATGCCTGCCCCGCTCATCCTTGTCACCCCATGCCAGCACTCCAAAGGCGTCGAGTTCGCCGACGATTCGCTGAGCCTTTCGAACCGCTACACGCAGGCCATCGGCGACCACGGCGGACTTCCCCTCGTTCTTCCGCTCACCACCACACCCGCGCAGCTTGCCGACTGCGTGGCGCGCGCCGACGGCGTGCTGCTCACCGGCGGCGAGGACATCGAACTCCGGCATTACGCCACCGGACTCGACCCCAAAATCGCGGCAAAGCTCGGTCCGGTCGAGCCCCGGCGCGACGTGCTTGAGCTCGCGCTCGTCAACGAATCGTTCCGGCAACGCAAGCCCCTCCTGTGCATTTGCCGCGGACACCAGTTGCTGAATGTCGCGCTCGGCGGCACCCTCATCGTCGACATCCCGACCCAGGTTCCCGGCGCGCTCAGGCACAAGCAACTCGACCGCAAAATGGAGCCCGTGCACGACATCGCCGTCACGCCCGACTCGCAACTCGGCGCCCTCCTTGGCGAAACCTGCACCGGCGTCAACAGCACGCACCATCAAGCCGTGCACAAGCTTGCGGACGCGCTGCGCGTCACCGCCTCCAGCTCGGATGGAATCATCGAGGCGATGGAACTGAAGGATCCCGCGAAGCTGCCGTTCCTCGTCTCCGTGCAATTCCATCCGGAGCGCCTCTACGACCGCTGGCCGAAGTTTGCGACGTTGTTCCGCGCCTTTGTGAGCGCCTCGGCACGCGGAGGGTGA
- a CDS encoding inositol monophosphatase, whose amino-acid sequence MTATELKRAMTSAVAAAKGAGALMRVNLARVKHINTATRHDIKLEMDVRCQRLIERRLRRDWPDIAVLGEEGVLGDVTAPLRWVVDPIDGTVNFAHGIPHACVSIALQERARSSDFRVSGFKSPRRASHGKTHDPFATLVGVVYDPFMDELFTAVRGEFARLNGRTIRVSQRRDLGECILSMGFAKSTSTVCRGLPFFNRVIHRVRKIRMMGAAALGLCYVACGRFDAYLERGIKLWDIAAGGLIVESAGGEFWRKPVAGVHSYEMVASNAVVGRRLREVGG is encoded by the coding sequence ATGACTGCCACGGAACTCAAGCGGGCAATGACGAGCGCGGTCGCGGCGGCGAAAGGCGCGGGCGCGCTGATGCGGGTGAACCTCGCGCGCGTGAAGCACATCAACACGGCGACGCGCCACGACATCAAGCTCGAGATGGACGTGCGCTGCCAGCGGTTGATCGAGCGACGGCTGCGACGCGACTGGCCGGACATTGCCGTGCTTGGAGAGGAGGGGGTGCTCGGCGACGTGACCGCACCATTGCGATGGGTGGTGGACCCGATCGATGGGACGGTGAACTTCGCCCACGGCATTCCCCATGCGTGCGTGTCGATCGCGCTGCAGGAAAGAGCTCGGAGTTCTGACTTTCGGGTTTCGGGTTTCAAGTCGCCCCGGCGCGCGTCGCACGGCAAGACCCATGACCCGTTTGCCACCCTTGTCGGGGTCGTCTACGACCCGTTCATGGACGAGCTTTTCACGGCCGTGCGCGGCGAATTCGCGCGGTTGAACGGCCGGACGATTCGCGTGAGCCAGCGACGCGACCTCGGGGAGTGCATCCTCTCGATGGGCTTTGCCAAGAGCACCTCGACGGTCTGCCGCGGCCTGCCCTTCTTCAATCGCGTGATCCATCGCGTGCGCAAGATCCGGATGATGGGCGCGGCGGCGCTGGGCTTGTGCTATGTGGCGTGCGGACGGTTCGACGCGTATCTGGAGCGCGGCATCAAGCTGTGGGACATCGCGGCGGGTGGCTTGATCGTCGAGAGCGCGGGCGGGGAATTCTGGCGAAAGCCGGTCGCGGGGGTGCACAGCTACGAGATGGTGGCGAGCAACGCCGTCGTGGGTAGGCGGCTCCGGGAGGTCGGCGGATAG
- a CDS encoding HAD-IB family hydrolase, whose translation MTAPATPAKPVVAVFDFDGTITWADSFIPFLREACGFGKFWSGVVVLSPVTVAHLLGLVSNSRAKEVFIRFFLGGWTHEQLEAVAAKFATGPRLANMVNPLAMDRLAWHLREGHRVVLLSASPEFYLRHWAAGQGIATTLGTRLEFAAGQATGRMSGLNCHGREKVSRLEAELGPLDRFEIHAYGDSRADLHLLGKIQHPHFRSFESAAKGSCKLRAMVKFLCALS comes from the coding sequence ATGACCGCGCCCGCCACGCCCGCCAAGCCCGTCGTCGCCGTGTTTGATTTCGACGGCACGATCACCTGGGCCGATTCGTTCATCCCGTTTCTCCGTGAGGCGTGCGGCTTCGGGAAGTTCTGGTCCGGTGTTGTCGTGCTGTCGCCCGTGACGGTCGCGCACCTGTTGGGCCTCGTTTCCAACTCGCGCGCGAAGGAGGTTTTCATCCGGTTCTTTCTTGGTGGCTGGACACACGAGCAACTGGAAGCCGTGGCCGCGAAGTTCGCCACCGGGCCGCGGCTGGCAAACATGGTGAACCCTCTCGCGATGGACCGCCTAGCGTGGCACCTGCGCGAAGGCCACCGCGTCGTGTTGCTCAGCGCTTCGCCTGAGTTCTACCTGCGGCACTGGGCCGCGGGGCAGGGCATCGCCACGACATTGGGAACCCGGCTCGAATTCGCCGCGGGTCAGGCCACGGGCCGGATGTCCGGACTCAACTGCCACGGTCGCGAAAAAGTGAGCCGCCTCGAAGCCGAACTGGGGCCGCTCGACCGGTTTGAGATTCATGCCTACGGCGACAGCCGCGCGGATTTGCACTTGCTCGGCAAGATCCAGCATCCGCACTTTCGCTCCTTCGAAAGCGCCGCGAAGGGTTCCTGCAAACTCCGTGCGATGGTGAAGTTCCTTTGTGCGCTGAGCTGA
- a CDS encoding (Fe-S)-binding protein: protein MHCGLCLPTCPTYDATKLERNSPRGRIALMRAIADGKLEPTRAFADEMYFCLGCLACMTACPAGVNYAELFEHARAEAELGGALDSPRRSAIRGFTLRWLFMDLNRLQILGVAMRLYQQLGLQSFVRRSGVLRLLPKRLRELEAMTPAIQGRFSSELIAEVTPATGAKRFRVALLTGCAQDLIFSDVNRDTAEVLARNGCEVFTPAEQHCCGSLHAHNGEWELAQRLARNNIDQFPPSQFDAIITNAGGCGSHLKHYAKLLRGDSAYEARAHEWDAKVKDIHEWLVQIQFRVPAAVSRDSESDTVVTYHESCHLCHGQKISAQPRAVLKAIPGVKLVELPEATWCCGSAGIYNITQPAMAGELLDRKMRHLKSTRATVVATGNPGCLLQIVSGAEKERLPLRVAHPVTLLAEAYRRSA from the coding sequence ATGCACTGCGGGTTGTGCCTGCCGACGTGCCCGACTTACGACGCGACGAAACTCGAGCGGAACTCGCCCCGCGGCCGCATCGCGCTGATGCGGGCCATCGCGGACGGGAAGCTCGAACCCACAAGGGCCTTCGCGGACGAAATGTATTTCTGCCTCGGCTGCCTCGCGTGCATGACGGCCTGCCCGGCGGGCGTGAACTACGCTGAACTCTTCGAGCACGCGCGCGCCGAGGCCGAGCTGGGCGGCGCGCTCGATTCGCCCCGGCGCTCGGCCATCCGGGGCTTCACGCTGCGGTGGCTGTTCATGGACTTGAACCGGCTGCAGATTCTCGGCGTCGCGATGCGGCTGTATCAGCAACTCGGCCTGCAGTCCTTTGTGCGGCGCAGCGGCGTGCTGCGGCTCCTGCCCAAGCGACTTCGCGAGCTGGAGGCGATGACGCCGGCCATTCAGGGCAGATTCTCATCCGAACTCATCGCCGAAGTCACGCCCGCGACGGGCGCGAAGAGATTTCGCGTGGCCCTGCTCACGGGCTGCGCGCAGGACCTGATCTTCAGCGACGTGAACCGCGACACGGCCGAGGTGCTGGCGCGAAACGGCTGCGAGGTGTTCACCCCGGCGGAGCAGCACTGCTGCGGCTCGCTCCACGCCCACAACGGCGAATGGGAACTCGCGCAGCGCCTCGCGCGAAACAACATTGACCAGTTTCCGCCGTCGCAGTTCGACGCCATCATCACCAACGCCGGCGGCTGTGGTTCGCACCTGAAGCATTACGCGAAGCTGCTCCGGGGCGACAGCGCTTACGAGGCGCGCGCACACGAGTGGGACGCGAAAGTGAAGGACATTCACGAGTGGCTCGTTCAGATCCAGTTCCGGGTTCCGGCTGCCGTATCCCGGGATTCAGAATCTGACACCGTCGTGACCTACCACGAGTCCTGCCACCTCTGCCACGGGCAGAAGATTTCAGCGCAGCCGCGCGCGGTCCTCAAGGCCATCCCGGGGGTGAAGCTCGTCGAGTTGCCCGAGGCCACCTGGTGCTGTGGCAGCGCGGGCATTTACAACATCACGCAGCCCGCGATGGCCGGCGAACTCCTTGACCGCAAGATGCGTCACCTCAAATCGACGCGCGCGACCGTCGTCGCCACGGGCAACCCGGGCTGCCTGTTGCAGATCGTGAGCGGCGCGGAGAAGGAACGGCTGCCCCTGCGTGTGGCCCACCCGGTTACGCTGCTGGCGGAGGCGTATCGGCGTTCAGCTTGA
- a CDS encoding phosphatase PAP2 family protein yields MDVLQSLDAGLFRFINLKLANPWFDWLMPALSWHWLFPPAVAALALGMIWKAGRRGRLCVLLIVIVVALGDGLVVNTLKKVTARPRPFIAHEDARVIIGRGGSYSMPSGHTANWFAAAMVAFIFYRRSGRFMFPVAAIVGFSRVYNGVHYPSDVLAGAILGAGYGALAVWLADGAWRKIGSRWFPIWWQTMPSVFNPDAAVPPPADPPAQPTMDAHWLRLGFILIATLCVARIGYLAAGRIELSEDEAYQWLWSKHLDLAYFSKPPGIAVAQRFGCALWGDSEFGVRFLSPCIAALLGVLLLRFLAREVSAVAGVLFVLAVTATPLLAVGSTLMTIDALSVLFWTASMLAGWRAVRDGATRAWCWAGFWAGCGFLCKATALFQLVSFALVLVASKSTLATLRKPGPWLAAGLVALSSVPVLVWNARHDWATAHHLQSRAGLEGAWKPTLNFLQDFLVAEFLLLNPVFFILVVGALVASIRAFLLTRPKRDASEGGVSLRLYLFCMGAPLFIGYLVWTLRARVQPNWIAPAVIPLMALALIHWLDRWRVGNRAVRPWFAAGIAFGLVATVLLHETGLAAKVAGVAVPPKLDPLVRVRGWRALSVAIDAERMKLSAEGKPVFLIGSHYGITSLLNFYVPGARPLAAQGDLQAFYPTSEHAENQFHFWTGYRRKPAGASAIYVLPLKRDSAPQAPPERILREFGSVTHLGMVHSEHKGVIIHTAQLFVCRDLKP; encoded by the coding sequence GTGGACGTCCTGCAGTCGCTCGATGCCGGGTTGTTTCGCTTCATCAACCTGAAGCTCGCGAATCCATGGTTCGACTGGCTCATGCCCGCGCTGAGCTGGCACTGGCTGTTTCCCCCCGCGGTCGCCGCGCTCGCGCTCGGGATGATCTGGAAAGCCGGTCGCCGCGGACGCCTTTGCGTGCTGTTGATCGTCATCGTTGTCGCGCTCGGCGATGGGCTGGTGGTCAACACGCTCAAGAAAGTCACGGCCCGGCCGCGCCCCTTCATCGCGCACGAGGATGCGCGTGTGATCATCGGCAGGGGCGGCAGTTACAGCATGCCCTCGGGCCACACCGCGAACTGGTTCGCAGCGGCGATGGTCGCGTTCATCTTCTACCGACGCAGTGGCCGCTTCATGTTTCCGGTCGCGGCGATCGTCGGCTTCTCGCGGGTCTACAACGGGGTTCACTACCCGTCAGATGTGCTGGCAGGCGCCATTCTCGGCGCGGGCTATGGTGCGCTTGCCGTGTGGCTGGCGGACGGCGCGTGGCGGAAGATCGGCTCGCGGTGGTTTCCAATCTGGTGGCAGACGATGCCGTCGGTTTTCAACCCCGACGCAGCCGTTCCGCCGCCGGCGGATCCACCGGCGCAACCCACAATGGACGCGCACTGGCTGCGGCTCGGGTTCATACTCATCGCGACCCTGTGTGTGGCCCGCATCGGATACCTTGCCGCCGGTCGCATCGAATTGAGCGAGGACGAAGCCTATCAGTGGCTGTGGTCGAAGCATCTCGATCTCGCCTACTTCAGCAAGCCCCCGGGCATCGCGGTCGCGCAACGATTCGGCTGCGCACTGTGGGGCGACAGTGAGTTCGGCGTGCGCTTTCTCTCACCGTGCATTGCGGCGCTGCTCGGCGTGCTCCTGCTCCGGTTCCTCGCCCGCGAAGTGAGCGCGGTCGCAGGTGTCCTCTTCGTTCTCGCGGTCACCGCGACGCCCCTGCTCGCGGTGGGTTCCACGCTCATGACCATCGACGCGCTCTCGGTTCTGTTTTGGACCGCATCCATGCTTGCCGGCTGGCGCGCAGTCCGCGATGGCGCGACTCGCGCGTGGTGCTGGGCCGGCTTCTGGGCCGGTTGCGGCTTCCTCTGCAAGGCGACCGCGTTGTTTCAACTTGTGAGCTTTGCCCTTGTCCTCGTCGCATCGAAGTCAACCCTCGCAACGCTTCGCAAGCCCGGCCCGTGGCTTGCGGCGGGCCTCGTCGCGCTCTCGTCGGTTCCCGTCCTCGTTTGGAACGCCCGACACGATTGGGCGACAGCGCACCACTTGCAAAGCCGCGCCGGACTCGAGGGCGCGTGGAAGCCCACGTTGAACTTTCTCCAGGATTTTCTTGTCGCCGAGTTCCTATTGCTCAACCCGGTGTTCTTCATCCTCGTGGTTGGGGCATTGGTGGCCTCAATCCGGGCGTTCCTTCTGACGCGTCCCAAGCGTGATGCGTCCGAGGGAGGCGTCTCGCTGCGGTTGTATCTGTTCTGCATGGGGGCTCCGCTGTTCATCGGTTACCTCGTGTGGACCTTGCGCGCGAGGGTCCAGCCCAATTGGATTGCGCCCGCGGTCATTCCGTTGATGGCGCTCGCGCTGATCCATTGGCTCGACCGATGGCGTGTCGGAAACCGCGCTGTGCGCCCCTGGTTCGCCGCGGGGATCGCGTTTGGACTGGTCGCGACAGTCTTGCTCCACGAGACAGGCCTCGCGGCAAAGGTCGCCGGGGTCGCGGTCCCGCCCAAGCTCGACCCACTGGTGCGCGTGCGCGGTTGGCGGGCATTGTCGGTCGCGATTGACGCCGAGCGGATGAAACTGTCCGCCGAGGGCAAGCCCGTGTTTCTGATTGGCAGCCACTACGGGATCACGAGTCTGCTGAACTTTTATGTTCCCGGTGCGCGGCCGTTGGCAGCGCAGGGCGACTTGCAGGCGTTTTATCCCACCAGCGAGCACGCGGAAAACCAGTTTCATTTCTGGACCGGTTACCGCCGGAAGCCGGCCGGCGCCAGTGCCATCTACGTGCTTCCGCTCAAGCGCGATTCCGCGCCGCAGGCGCCACCGGAGCGGATCCTTCGAGAGTTCGGCTCCGTGACGCACCTCGGCATGGTTCACTCCGAGCACAAAGGCGTCATCATTCACACCGCGCAACTTTTCGTCTGCCGCGACCTGAAGCCATGA